The following are encoded in a window of Gemmatimonadaceae bacterium genomic DNA:
- a CDS encoding FecR domain-containing protein codes for MTDPTTPPSPDSRERRAWRTDHEWSRLSARIAAQPTLSRKRSPIAWWAAAAVVIAAAGIVTINRRAGHAPAIRAPSDEITGTAATTAGRRTVVLLPDSSVVTLGPASTIRYSFGRGARDVALDGMAEFRVTHDSLRRFSVHARNAVVTDIGTEFVVRAYASDSSVRVAVASGIVSLADSTLANERILLRANEVGGLALGGKPAIVRTADASRYTDWVGGRLAFEDESLARVAVELGRWFGVNVRVASPALAKRRVSGTYAQPTLSHVLDAIVASLGATYTKSGNEVVIEARPR; via the coding sequence ATGACCGACCCGACGACTCCACCTTCGCCCGATTCGCGGGAGCGCCGAGCGTGGCGCACCGACCACGAGTGGTCGCGGCTCTCGGCGCGCATCGCCGCGCAACCGACGCTCTCGAGAAAGCGCTCGCCGATCGCCTGGTGGGCTGCGGCAGCCGTCGTCATCGCGGCCGCCGGCATCGTCACGATCAACCGGCGCGCGGGTCACGCGCCGGCGATTCGGGCGCCGAGCGACGAGATAACGGGAACCGCCGCGACAACAGCGGGCCGGCGCACGGTCGTTCTACTTCCGGACAGTTCCGTCGTGACGCTCGGACCCGCGTCGACGATCAGATACTCGTTCGGCCGCGGCGCGCGCGACGTCGCTCTCGACGGAATGGCCGAGTTTCGCGTGACGCACGACTCGCTGCGGCGATTTTCGGTGCACGCGCGCAACGCGGTCGTCACGGACATCGGCACCGAGTTCGTCGTGCGCGCGTACGCGAGCGATTCGAGCGTGCGCGTGGCCGTGGCGAGCGGCATCGTCTCACTCGCCGATTCCACTCTGGCAAACGAGAGAATCCTCCTTCGCGCGAACGAAGTCGGCGGATTGGCGCTCGGCGGCAAACCGGCGATCGTCCGTACGGCGGACGCATCGCGCTATACCGATTGGGTGGGCGGACGCCTCGCCTTCGAGGATGAATCGCTCGCGCGGGTGGCCGTCGAGTTGGGCCGTTGGTTCGGCGTGAACGTCCGGGTCGCATCGCCGGCGCTCGCGAAGCGGCGCGTGAGCGGTACATACGCGCAACCGACGTTGAGCCACGTGCTCGACGCGATCGTCGCCTCGCTCGGCGCCACGTACACGAAGTCGGGCAATGAAGTCGTGATTGAGGCACGCCCCCGATGA
- a CDS encoding DUF4249 family protein translates to MNAALAALCAVGCSDVISVKPTAHDLVVQSVLDAGSRDQWVIVQSTDGSYVGQIPVTGATVTMTLPGGATITAVERADSTIAQAFSTQPSVSVVYHFSLTQLGGGVSLVPGGTYRLRVVVPDGRVVTGQTTIPFATAALFGSDTTVFDLRRDTLTASLARVAGAARYETEIAFVGGTSLYRAFTDTALSLPGSLPVFTTVARAGPGASARVVISAVDAAYYEYYRRSGDPLSGIGIGGNLTGALGVFGSIVPVKRFALIVH, encoded by the coding sequence GTGAACGCGGCACTGGCCGCGCTCTGTGCCGTGGGTTGCTCCGACGTCATCTCGGTGAAGCCGACGGCGCACGACCTCGTGGTACAGTCGGTTCTCGACGCCGGCTCGCGCGATCAGTGGGTGATCGTCCAGTCCACCGATGGGTCGTACGTCGGTCAGATTCCGGTCACGGGCGCGACGGTCACGATGACGCTCCCCGGCGGAGCAACGATCACCGCGGTCGAAAGAGCCGACAGCACCATCGCGCAGGCATTCTCCACGCAGCCGTCCGTCTCGGTTGTGTACCACTTCTCGCTCACGCAGCTCGGGGGGGGCGTTTCACTCGTCCCGGGCGGCACGTATCGACTGCGCGTCGTCGTTCCGGATGGACGCGTGGTCACGGGACAGACGACGATTCCGTTCGCGACCGCGGCGCTGTTCGGCAGCGACACGACCGTCTTCGATCTGCGACGCGACACGCTCACGGCGAGCCTCGCGCGGGTCGCGGGCGCGGCGCGGTACGAGACGGAGATCGCCTTCGTCGGCGGGACCAGCTTGTACCGCGCTTTTACGGACACGGCCTTGTCGCTGCCGGGAAGCCTGCCGGTGTTCACGACGGTGGCGCGAGCGGGTCCCGGCGCGTCGGCTCGCGTCGTGATCAGCGCGGTCGACGCGGCCTACTACGAGTACTACCGTCGCTCCGGCGACCCGTTGTCGGGGATTGGAATCGGTGGAAATCTCACGGGCGCGCTGGGCGTTTTCGGTTCGATCGTGCCGGTGAAGCGCTTCGCGTTGATCGTGCACTGA
- a CDS encoding TonB-dependent receptor plug domain-containing protein encodes MIARATSLLLAVVATAIASVAGAQAADRFVDLDSAGNQIAALHTTIRVGFPYSTARAALADIAAAAHLDLTFDAKLPGLTTPISVAPHERTIAVALLEVADASNLRVRVGAGGALVVVARPREADRRIASHDTAMAVTLPGVRTEVPRVERNDFESRATVGEINVTARDLRAAPVFVEPDVLRSAQSLPGIGARSDYTAGFNVRGGEADQNLVLLDGYPIYSPFHAGGLFSAFIDPTVSRVDLRTGSLPVQFGGRLSSVVDVRSVEHAAGGLTGSANVSLLSSLASLGDSFDEGHGSWNVGVRRTYADVMSRLLGYGNLPYYFQDEHAHVRWRLGGVTLSATAYHGSDVIDTATHNDALGHWGNGMLGATIAKHIKSPHLFGRSLGDSATLEQRISTTTFDTKLNESPGLFGLANTAEDRRLAGSMSFFNGNATHQIGYELSRQRFSYVATAGFGLSGLIPFDSASQRQHAASFYADELWRAKPSLLLDVGARTDAFDRRSAIVSPRVAVKFWIDSNTALTAATAAYAQAEHSVGREEEPIEPIQLWVGTDRSLPVSRARDYTLGFEHWLGESRLLHVETFRKQYGNLLLPNEASDPTVQGDEFTVVRGSSYGAELLLRQFERDGFGGWLSYAYTRSVRVGNDGVAYSPAQDRRHNLNAVGSWHNGNYVLSLRVNLASGLPYTPVLGEFLREQYDPVAGKYVATARQPIVAPFNSGRMPMYQRIDLSATHEGRVGNAPVAWYLSVVNALNSHNVAAYGYEYSSTPQRWSFPNLPFLPTFGVRIGY; translated from the coding sequence ATGATCGCACGCGCGACGTCACTTCTCCTCGCGGTCGTCGCCACGGCGATCGCGAGTGTCGCGGGGGCGCAAGCCGCCGATCGTTTCGTGGATCTCGACTCCGCGGGCAATCAGATCGCCGCGCTGCATACGACGATCCGCGTCGGCTTCCCATATTCGACCGCGCGCGCCGCGCTCGCGGACATCGCGGCCGCGGCGCATCTCGATCTCACGTTCGACGCGAAGCTTCCGGGACTCACGACGCCGATTTCCGTCGCGCCGCACGAGCGAACGATCGCGGTGGCGCTCCTCGAGGTCGCCGACGCGAGCAACCTGCGGGTTCGCGTGGGAGCGGGCGGCGCGCTCGTCGTCGTCGCCCGGCCTCGCGAGGCGGATCGGCGCATCGCGTCGCACGACACGGCAATGGCGGTCACGCTTCCCGGCGTTCGCACCGAGGTCCCGCGCGTCGAGCGGAACGACTTCGAGTCGCGGGCGACGGTGGGCGAGATCAACGTCACGGCGCGCGACCTCCGCGCGGCGCCGGTGTTCGTCGAGCCGGACGTGTTGCGCTCGGCGCAATCGCTTCCGGGCATCGGCGCGCGCAGCGACTACACGGCCGGCTTCAATGTGCGCGGCGGCGAAGCCGATCAAAACCTCGTGTTGCTCGACGGGTATCCGATCTACAGTCCGTTCCACGCCGGCGGATTGTTCAGCGCGTTTATCGATCCGACGGTGAGCCGAGTGGATCTACGAACGGGTTCACTGCCGGTGCAATTCGGCGGGCGGCTGTCGAGCGTCGTCGACGTGCGTTCCGTCGAACACGCCGCGGGCGGTTTGACCGGCTCGGCGAACGTGTCGCTCCTCTCGTCGCTCGCCTCGCTCGGCGATTCGTTCGACGAGGGACACGGCTCGTGGAACGTCGGCGTGCGCCGCACCTACGCCGACGTCATGTCGCGTTTGCTGGGGTACGGAAATCTTCCCTACTACTTCCAGGATGAGCACGCTCACGTGCGCTGGCGACTCGGCGGCGTCACACTCTCGGCCACGGCGTACCACGGGTCCGACGTCATCGACACTGCCACGCACAACGACGCGCTCGGCCACTGGGGCAACGGGATGCTCGGGGCGACGATCGCCAAGCATATCAAGAGTCCTCACCTCTTCGGCCGGTCGCTCGGCGACAGCGCCACGCTCGAGCAACGAATTTCGACGACGACGTTCGACACGAAGCTCAACGAGTCGCCGGGCTTGTTTGGGCTCGCGAACACCGCCGAGGATCGTCGCCTCGCGGGGTCGATGTCGTTCTTCAATGGAAACGCGACGCACCAGATCGGGTACGAGCTCTCGCGGCAGCGCTTTTCCTACGTGGCCACGGCCGGATTCGGGCTCAGCGGCCTCATTCCGTTCGATTCAGCGTCGCAGCGCCAACACGCCGCGTCGTTCTACGCCGACGAACTGTGGCGAGCAAAGCCTTCGCTGCTCCTCGACGTCGGCGCGCGGACCGACGCGTTCGACCGTAGGTCCGCGATTGTTTCGCCGCGCGTCGCCGTCAAGTTCTGGATCGATTCGAACACCGCGCTGACCGCGGCGACGGCCGCGTATGCGCAGGCTGAACATTCGGTCGGACGCGAAGAAGAGCCGATCGAGCCTATCCAGCTCTGGGTCGGAACGGATCGGTCGCTCCCCGTCTCTCGCGCGCGCGACTACACGCTGGGGTTCGAGCACTGGCTCGGCGAGTCCCGGTTGCTGCATGTCGAGACGTTTCGCAAGCAGTACGGAAATCTCCTGCTGCCGAACGAAGCGAGCGATCCAACCGTCCAAGGCGACGAATTCACGGTGGTTCGCGGATCGTCGTACGGCGCCGAGTTGCTGCTGCGTCAGTTCGAGCGCGACGGCTTCGGCGGCTGGCTGTCGTACGCGTACACGCGGAGCGTGCGCGTGGGGAACGATGGCGTGGCGTACTCACCGGCGCAGGATCGACGGCACAACCTGAACGCGGTCGGCAGCTGGCACAACGGCAACTACGTCCTCTCACTGCGAGTGAACCTCGCCTCCGGCCTTCCATATACGCCCGTTTTGGGCGAGTTCTTGCGCGAACAGTACGATCCGGTGGCCGGAAAGTACGTCGCGACCGCCCGGCAGCCGATCGTCGCCCCGTTCAACAGCGGCCGGATGCCGATGTACCAGCGCATCGATCTGAGCGCGACGCACGAGGGCCGAGTCGGGAATGCGCCGGTCGCGTGGTACTTGAGCGTCGTGAACGCGCTCAACTCGCATAACGTGGCGGCGTACGGGTACGAGTATTCCAGTACGCCGCAGCGCTGGTCGTTTCCCAACCTGCCGTTCTTGCCTACGTTTGGGGTGCGAATTGGTTATTGA